The DNA region GTGGCGCGAAACGTCCATTGCGAGACGCCGCGCGTGCCGTCCTCGGACAGGAAATGGCTGTGCTCGGCCCATTGGACATCGGGCATCGCGGTCCAGACGCCTTCGAATGCGCGGGCGATGGCCTCCCTGCCTTGGATCCTGTTGCCGAATTCGTGGTCCCCGGCGACGGTGTAGAACACGCAGTCATCCGCGAAATGGGTCATCACGCCTGCGATATCATGGCGGTTGAAGGCATCGAACGTGGCCTTCAGATCAGCGGCGGTCAGCGTTGCGGACATGGATGGTTTCCTTTCTCAATAGCCCATGATGCGGGGCAGCCACAGGGCGATTTGCGGGAAGCAGGCGAT from Paracoccus sp. MBLB3053 includes:
- a CDS encoding nuclear transport factor 2 family protein, with protein sequence MSATLTAADLKATFDAFNRHDIAGVMTHFADDCVFYTVAGDHEFGNRIQGREAIARAFEGVWTAMPDVQWAEHSHFLSEDGTRGVSQWTFRATNPDGSRIEVQGADLFRIQNGQIVEKQAIRKQRPAIPVK